The DNA window TCCTTGCCACTGCCGGATTCCCCCGCAATCACAATAGGCCGTCCACTCCGCGCAGCCTCCCTCACTTGATTCAAGAGAAGACGCATGCGCGGGGATGCAATCGCTGCATCCACTCCAAGAAATTGAAAATGTTCCACCATATTCAGCGCTAGGTGCTATTCGATGTTACGGTTGCCAGTCAAAAACTCGCATGAGCGCTTGACCTGATAGATTCCTGCGAAAGACCTTAGCTGTAGATCGGATCCTTTCTGACAAGAAACTGCCCGAGTTACGATTTGATACGTCTGACTAAAGGTTCTACTGCAAATTGCCGATTCTCTTTATGGGAGTGGAATTTTTCTCCTGCCATCACATTGTGCTCCTATGAATTTACTGAGCTTGCCCGCTCGTGCTTATGTCCTGCTGATCAGCCTCATTGGCACGATCGTTGGGATTTTCAGCCTGTTGGGTTGGGAATCGGCTAACATGATTCGCTTCATTTGCTACTTTCTGGTAGCGCTTGTGGCGGCGGGTTTACGTGTGGGCGTCAGTTCAGGCAGTGGCGCCGCGATGCCGGTCAACATCCTGTTTGTCCTGATCGGGATCATGGAACTCAGTCTTCCAGAGACCATCATCATTGGCGGCGTGACAACGGCCATCCAATGCATCCAAATCCTCAAGGGCCCTAGCCGGAATTTTCTTACCTTTTTCAACGTTGCAAACATCGCCACCGCAACCTGGATCTCGCACTTTGTCTATTTCCATCCCTCGCTTCGCCTCAGCATGGCGGATATTCCGGTTCGTCTCGTGCTGGCTGCGGCGGTCTTCTACCTCTTCAATACCTTCCCTGTTGCCGCGGTCATTTCGCTCACTGAACACAAAAGCCTCCGCCGCATCTGGCGCGAACGCTACATCTGGAGTCTGAATTTTTACGTGGTGGGCACTGCCGCCGCCGGGCTCTTCAGCTTCGTCAATCGTTATCTCGATTGGGGCTATTCGATGCTCGCGCTCTTCTTTTTCTACCTTCTCTATAAGGTCTATTCGATGCATCTGGCGCGGATCGATAAAGAGATGCAGCATGCGGAACAGATGGCGGCGCTCCACTTGCGCACCATCGAAGCGCTCGCCCTGGCCATTGAGTCGAAAGATGAAACCACGCATGAGCATCTCCAACGCGTCCAGGTCTATGCTCTCGAGGTGGGCCGCGACCTTGGCATGAAGGACGAGCAATTGGAAGCCCTGCGCGCTGCGGCGATTCTTCACGATATTGGCAAGCTTGCAGTGCCCGAACACATCATCTCGAAACCGGGAAAGCTCACGCCCGAAGAGTTCGACAAGATGAAGATCCATCCGATTGTCGGTGCTGAGATTCTTGAGCGTGTGCAATTCCCATACGATGTGTCCCCAATCGTACTCGCCCATCACGAGAAGTGGGATGGCAGTGGCTACCCCTATAGTGTTCGCGGCGAAGATATTCCCTTGGGAGCCCGGATTCTCAGTGCTGTCGATTGTCTTGATGCACTGGCGAGTGATCGTCAGTACCGCCGCGCGCTGCCTCTCAATGAGGCGATGGCGGTTGTGGAACGCGAAAGCGGCACGAGCTTCGATCCGCGTGTCGTTGAAATTCTGAAGAAACGCTACGTCGAACTGGAAGAGTTAGCCCGTGCCGCCATTCGGAACATTGCTCCTCCGCCAAGGCTCTCCAAAGACATCAAGATCGATGCGGGCATCGCTCCGGCAGCCGGTTTCGAGCAGACCAAACGCTCGATCCAGGCTGTTTCCAACGGGGACCCCGGCGAGTTTATCAATTCGATTGCGTCCGCCCGGGATGAAGTCCAACAGCTCTTTGAAATCTCCCAGGATATTGGCAAGACACTGAGTCTCGACGAAATGTTGAGTGTGCTTTCCCTGCGCGTCAAGCGGATGGTGACTTACGATTCGCTGGCGGTCTATATCCGGCGCGGCGACAGGCTGGTTCCGGAATACGTTTGTGGTGAGAACTTCCGTTTGTTCTCTTCGCTTCAGATTCCCTTGGGACAGGGTCTTAGTGGCTGGGTGGCCGACAATAATAAAGCAATTGTGAATGGCAACCCGAGTGTCGAGCCGGGCTATCTGAACGATCCGGCTAAGTTCAGCACTTTGCGCAGTGCGCTCGCGGTGCCTCTGGAAGGCAAGGTTGGCATTGTGGGGGTTCTTGCCCTTTACCGCGCGGAGAAAGACGCCTTCTCGCGCGACAACCTCCGGGTGATGCTCGCCATTGCTTCCAAGGTCGGGATCACGATTGACCACCTACTGCGTCTGAAGGCTGCCGAGAGCAATGCGACCACGGACTTCCTGACCGATCTTCCCAACGCCCGTAGCCTCTTTGTCCATCTGGATACGGAACTCGCCCGGCGGGCGCGCAGCGGCGAAAGCGTGACGGTTCTGGTCACAGACCTGGATGGCTTCAAGGCCGTCAATGACCGTTTTGGCCATCTCGAGGGGAATAAGCTCTTGAAGGCTGTCGCACAATGCCTCAAGCTGAACTGCCGGGAGTACGACTATGTGGCGCGTATGGGCGGTGACGAATTCGTGCTGGTCCTTCCTGGACTCAAGCGGGAAGACCTTCATCTACGCACTTCGCGCATCTCCACTATGATTGCGGACACGGCGCGGGCCGTGATCGGCGAAGATGTGGTTGGCATCAGCATCGGAGCGGTCCAGGCGCCCGAGGATGGCCGGGACGCGGAGACCCTGCTTGGCGAAGCCGACCGGCGTATGTACAAGGCGAAAGAAGCACGCAAGGAAGCCATCAAGACCAACCAACTCCAAAACTTGGGCCGCAAAGATTTCGGTTGGCGTGCTTCCACCCCGACAATTGTCGAGCACACCTAGACGCGAGTGGCAATCCAAACCGGATGTCCACTGGGCGCGAGAAACCCCATCTCACGCATTCCATAAGAAGCAACCCGCTCTGGCATCAATACTGGAAACGCTGACAATGCGGATCGAACCGAATGGAAGTCTTGCACCTCGAGAAACAAGTTCGTCGGCTGTCCTTTTCCTTCGAGAACCGCTTCTGGTGCGTCCGCCTTCGCGCTGGCCCAAGTCTGCAGCATCACTTCGATGCCTTCACGCACCAGGATGACGAAGCCCAGATGCCCCTCGTGCGGGACCTCCAACGTAACTGTAAATCCCAGACCCTCTCTCCAAAAAAGAAGAGAACTCTCTATGTCGTCCATCAGGAGGACTGGTGTTAGTTTCATCTTCTGAGACTAATCGCTTGGTTCCGCGGCGCGATTGGAAAATTCGGCCATCGGGCTCATCCCTGTGAACTCGCGCCAGTCCCGAATCAGATGGGCCTGATCGTAGTACCCGCAATCGACGGCGAGCGCGCTCCATGCCGTTCCGCTGTGGCGGCGCAAGCTCTGCGCCCGGCGAAAACGGAGCACCCGCGCCAGATGTTTCGGCGAAAGTCCGGTTCGCTCGAGCGACACCCTCCGAAAGTGGCGCACCGAAAGGCCTGCCTGCCCGGCGACCCAATCCAAATCGACGTTGCCGTGCCGTTCTGCCAGAAAATCGAGGGCCCGCTGTCCTGGTGTGAGGACGCAACTCCGCTGCAACCATTCTTCGAGCGGAAAAGTACGAAGCTCCTGAAGCTTATCCACCAATTCGCAGGCGTCCATCTTCAGAAAAGAAGCCAATCTTCCTGGCCGGAAGCGGATTCCCCGCAAGCGCACACCCACCGGGAGAAGTACTTGTTTCCGAACCGTCATCGATCCCACGATCCGCACCCGATTCTCTTCATCGAAAATCAAATCCATGCACCCATCGGGGTCCACAGCATAGGCACGTCCGTCGCCACGGACTTGCCAGATGGCATCAATCGATTCGATGGGGCTAGCTCTTCTTTCCTGGGGGATCGTCCTGCTCGGTCCGCTCCACCAATTTCTCAACGGCCACCGAAAAGATCGCCGGTTTTCCCAAACGATCCGATTGGAAATAGATGCGCTGGGAACTGGGGGAAAAGACCGGCGACACCGATCCTGGATCCGAACTCTTATGTTCACAAAGTGCCATTTCCCGCCTCGTAATGCGCAGCATGATCAGGATAAAGGGCTGGGCCTTCGACCCCGACGCTCCGACAAAGACGCTTGAATCGGCGTTGCGTCCAAAGTCGACAAACTGGCTGGTTTTCCCCACCAGCGCTTCTTTGTTTGCATCGAGTGAGAATTCAAAGAGCGCATTCGGAATCCCCTTGCCCTGGTTCACTTTTAGATAAAGGATGCTGCGTCCATCGGGGCTCCAAAGCGCCGGGCCGAGTTCTCCCTCGATCGGCAGCTTGCGCATCTTTGCTCCCGCGGTCGTGGCGATCACCGAGATCGAAGCGTCCGTTCCCCGGACAAATACCTGTCCCGATTTGCTGATCGTTGCTTGCGAAGCTTCCACTTCCGCCAGCGTTCTCGAAACGCGTCCCACTGCTGTTGGCACCAGAACCAGCTTCTTCTGGTCAATCAGCACCAGATTCGTTCCATCGTCGGACAGCGACAATCCCCGCTGAAAGATCTCCGGGGCGCTGCCCTGATAGAGCTGCCTGGGCTTGCCGCCGCTCATCCCGGTTCCCAGCAACAGGTCCCCGTCTGCGTAATACAGGGTCCGGTCATCGGGGGAGAGTGCGAGCGATCTCGGCTCCAGCGCCGAGGCGGTGGTGAGCAAGCGGGTGGCGCCGCCCTTCACCTCTAGCCTCTGTGCCTGGAATCCATTTGCTGTTTCCGTCGAATAAACCAGAAACCCGTTGCGCGAGGACACAGAACGATTTCCATGATGCGGCAGATAGCTCGCCTGCGCGGGATCGGAAAGGGCAAGGACCTCGACCTCGGTCGAAGGATCGAAATAGCGCCGGATTGGATTGCTTTGAGCGCTCGCTGCGGCCGCACCAGCCATGCCGAGCGCAAACTTACGTCGCGTCACGTTCATCTCTAGAATAAGACGCGCGCGCTGGACTCTGCGATACCCGTGATAGCATCATGGCCTTATCATGGCCGGTGTTTATCCCATACTTGTTACCACGTTCAAAGAAGATGGCTCGCTCGACATCAAAAGCCAGCTTCGGCTTGTCGATCATTTGCTCGAGCAAGGCGCTCATGGTCTTGGCCTCTTTGGCAATGCGAGCGAAGGCTATGCCCTCGAAGGCTCGGAACGAATTGAGTTGATGCGAGCGATCGCGAGCCACGTCAACGGGCGTGTCCCGCTGATCGCCTCGAGCGGCCACACAGGCACGCGCGCTGCTGTCGAGCTCAGCAAGCAATTGGCCGGGCTCGGAGCCACCGGGCTGATGGTGTTGCCGCCCTACTTTCTCAAGACCGATGGCGAAGGACTCCTGCACTACTTCTCTGAGATCAGCAACGGCGCCCGCACGCCGATCATGATTCAGGATGCTCCGCTGCTCACCCAGGTGGCGATGCCTCCTCCGCTGTTGGCCCGGATGGCGCGCGAGATTGAGTTCGTCACGATGGCAAAGATCGAAGCTCCGCCGACGGCGCCCAAAGTGACACAGACCGCCAAAGCTGCCGGAGAGAGCCTCAAAATCTTCGGAGGCCTCAATGCGCAGTTTTTCATTGAGGAATACGATCGTGGGGCGCGTGGCACCATGCCGGGCAGCGATTGCATCGCGCAACTGGTGCAGATCTGGAACGCCCTCGAACGCGGAGACAAGTCCACGGCCTGGGATCTCTTCACCCACGTCCTCCCGCTGCTCCGCTTTGAGCTCCAACCTGGGATGGGCGTCAGCGCGATGAAGAACAATCTCGTCGCCGCTGGCATCATCGAATCGGCCACGGTGCGTCATCCCACTGCCAGCCTGGACGCAACCAGCCTGGCCGAATTGAAGTATCTCCGCGAGCGCCTCTGATGCACCTCCGTTGGTGGATTGCCGGGCTGCTGTTCCTGTCGGTGGTCATCAATTACATCGATCGCCAGTGCCTCAGCGTACTGGCTCCCATCATCACCAAAGAGCTCAATCTGAGCCCTACGGGCTACGCGACCATCCTCAACGCCTTCCAGGCCGCCTATACCTTCATGTACGTTGGCAGCGGTCTGCTCGTGGACCGTTGGGGCACCAAGATCAGTCTCACGGTCTTTATGAGTTGGTGGAGTATCGCCAACGCGCTCCACGCCTTTGCGACTAACGCTTTTGGTCTGGGCGCCTCCCGCTTCCTCCTCGGCCTGGGAGAGCCGGGCAACTTCATGGCTGGTTTCCGCGTGATCAGCGAGTGCTACGCCAAGCAGGAGCGAGCGCTTGTCAATGGCTTGCTCAACGCCGGCAGCAGCGTCGGCGCGATGATTGCGCCCTTCCTCATCACCTGGCTCTACGCGCAGCTCAGTTGGCGTGGCGCCTTTGTCGTCTGCGGCGCTCTTGGCCTCCTCTGGATCATTCCCTGGTGGTTGATTTATCGTCCACTCCTGCCGATCGCGCAAGCTCCGGAGGAGAAGCCCGCCGGCTGGACTGCCTATCTCCGGCTCCCTCAAAGTTTCGGCCTCCTGAGTGCGCGCTTTCTGAGCGATCCGGTCTGGTGGTTCTATCTCTTCTGGCTTCCGAAATATCTGGTGGAAGGCCGTGGCTTCTCCATGCAGGACATGGCGCTGGTTGCCTGGATGCCCTATCTCAGTTCCGATCTCGGTGCGATGTTTGGCGGCTGGATGAGCGGCCATCTGATCGGGCGCGGCTGGGATACCTTGCGTGCCCGGCGCGCGGTGATGTTGCCTGCCGCCTTGGTGATGCCGATCAGTATCGTCGTTGCCTTTGTGCAATCGAGCGCCATTGCGATCGCCTGCATCTGCATCGTGACCTTCGCCCACATGGTCTGGAAAACAAACCTCTCGACCGTCACCAATGACCTCTACCCGGTGCAGGTGATTGGCAGCGTCAGCGGCGTCTTCGCCTTTGGCAATGGACTTGGTGGCTTGCTCTTTACAGCTCTTACCGGCTGGCTGGTGCAGTACTCAGGTTATTTCTGGGTCTTTGCTTTGATGGGCATCCTGCACCCGCTAGCGTTTCTTCTTTTTCGAGGCTTCGTCCGTGAGCCCTTGCGCCTCGCGAGCACTGAGGGCAGCCATTAGGCTTTCCTGCGCCCGAAGGATATGGGCACGCAGTGCCGTTTCCAACTGCGGCAGTGACCCCGCCTCGAGCGCTTTCACAATCGCTTCGTGTTCGGCTTGTTCCTGACTCAAGCGATTGCGTAGGGCGGGGAGGCGCGGGCCCTCGCTCGCATGGATGCGGGCAATCTGGATGTGGGCATTCAGGCTCTCATAGAGATCGCTCAAACGCTTTGATCCGGCTACTTCAAACAGCGCGCGATGGAAGTCAAGATTCAACGCTTCGTGGTGTTTCATCTCCTCCTCGTTACGCACAGCCTTCCTCAGCCCCGCAAGCAAAGTATGCAGCCGCTGGAGATTCTTGGCATTCGCGCGAGTGATCGCGCGTTTCCCGGCCAACAGTTCCAGGGCCAGCCGGATCTCGAAGGTTTCCGCCAGATCCTCTGCTGAAATCGAGGCGACGTAGGTTCCCGAGCGTGGGTGAATCTCCACCAACCCTTCGACGGCAAGTTGCTGTAACGCATGGCGGATCGGGGTCAAGCTCACACCCAGTTCTTGTGCCAGATCCTCTGCCATCAATCGCTGTCCTGGTAGAAAAAATCGCGACAAGATGGCGGCTCGGAGCGATTCATACACCTCGTCCGTTGCCCGTTTTTTAATCAAAGGTTCAAGCGGCATCTAGACAGGCTATCAGCAATCTGAAATAATCCGCACCTAGACAGACTATCAAGAATCTGAAATAATCTGCCGCTAGAGGTCTTTTGATGCTTCAACGTCTGAACATGTTTTCTATCGCTGCAATCCTGGCAGTCTCACTCTCCGCTCAGCAAGGCGGCGGTCTTTTCACTGGAGCTGCCACAGATCCGCAAGGTTCCCCGGTCTCAGGCGCTAAGCTCATCGTCCGCAATCTGGCGACCAACGCGACATTTGAATCGCTCACCAATGCCGATGGCCTGTTTACAACTCCAACCATGCCCGTGGGTTCCTACGAGATCAGTTGCGAGAAGACCGGCTTCAAGCGCTCCGTACGCCGCGATCTCACGCTCCAGGTGGACCAGCGTGCTCAGGTCGACTTCACGCTCGACCTCGGTCAGGTCAGTGAAACGGTTGAGGTCAAGTCCGAGATCGCCATGCTCGATACGGCCAGCGCCACGGTCGGCAAAGTGGTGGAAGAACGTGTGGTCAAAGACTTGCCTCTCAATGGCCGCAATGCTCTTGCGCTCACATTGCTCACCCCCAGCGTCAAGTCCAATGCCGGCCCCACCAATAGCGGCTTCACCGATCGTGGCACTACCATCTCCTCCATCTCGATCAACGGTGGCCCCAACGGCATGAACAACCAGATTCTCGATGGCAATACCAACATCCTCAGCTTTGTCGGCGAGGTTGGCATTCCGCCCGCGGTCGATGCCGTACAGGAGTTCAAAGTGCAGAGCGGAACGATGCCTGCGGAGTTTGGCTTCACTGCCGGTGGCGTCATCAACCTCGTTCTCAAGAGTGGCGCCAACGCCTTCCATGGCAACGCTTATGAGTTCCTTCGTAACGACAAACTCGATGCTCGCAACACCTTTGCGCCCCAGAAGAATCCGCTGCGCTACAACCAGTACGGCGGCTCTCTCGGTGGCCGCATCATTCGCGACCGCACTTTCTTTTTCGGCAATTTCGAAGAGTACAAGCTCCGCCAGGGCAGCCCCACCGTTGCCTCCACTCCGCTTGCAGAATGGCGTCAGGGCAATTTCAGCCGCCTCCTGAATGGCACGGGCGACCTCGTCCAGATCTACGACCCCGCCACCACCCGCACCAACCCCAACGGCTCTGGCCTCATCCGCGATGTTTTCCCCGGTAATATCATTCCCACCAATCGCCTCGACCCTGTCGCGCAAGCTGTGCTCAAATACTACCCGCTCCCCAACCGCACTCCCACTAATAGCTTCACGCAGGCGAACAACTACCAACGCCAGGGGATCAATCAGGTCGATTCCCGGCAGTATCACATCAAAGTGGATCACCGCTTCAGCGATCAGAACAGCGCCTTTGCTCGCTACAGCTTCTTCAATCACAAGCCCTTCAGCACCGGCTTCTTTGAAGATCCCATCGGCAACAGCCGTACCGACATAGTCCAGAATCACAATTTCGTCATGGGGGATATCCACTCCTTCTCACCGACGCTGATCAACGAATTCCGTGCGGGCGGCAGCCGCCAGTACTTTACCTTCATTTCTTCCAGCTACGGTCTCGGCATCCCGCAAAAGCTCGGCCTTCCTGCGAGCGTGCCCTCGGACGTCATGCCCACCTTTGCGTTCGGCTACACGAATATCGGCAACCCCACGGTCGGCACTCGGGGCAGCCTGAACTGGCAGTTCACCGACATCGTCACGAAGGTTGCTGGCAAGCACACGCTCCGCGCCGGTTTTGAGCTGCGTCTCAACCAAGGCAGCAACCAGCAGACCAGCCAACCTTCCGGCACTTTCAACTTCAACGCGACGCTCACCAGCAATCCACAGAATCGAACCAATAACGGCAACGGCCTCGCCAGCTTCATCCTGGGCCAAACCGCGAGCGCTTCCGCAGACCGCGTTGTTGGCAGCACCATGCGCGCGCCGTCCTATACGGCCTTCATCCAGGACGACTTCCGCGTCACGCGCCGTCTCACCCTGAATCTCGGCCTGCGCTACGACTTCCAGAAGCAGCCCACCGAGATGAACAACGGCGTGTCCAACTATTCGCTGTCGCTCAACGATCCTACCACCGGGCTCCCAGGCCGCATGATCTACGCCGGGGTCGATGGCGCACCCACCAGCTTCCGCAAGGAAGACTACAACGACTTCGGGCCGCGTTTCGGCTTCGCTTATGACGTCGGGGGCAATGCAAGAACAGTCGTCCGTGGCGGTTACGCCATCTTCTACCCTGCCATCTTTTTCCGGAATAACTTCTACTCCACGTCCGGCTTTGGCAGCACGACAACCACCTATGTTGCACCTGGGGGCAATAGCGATTACGCTGCCTTCCAACTCAGCCAGGGCTTTCCCACTCCGTTGGTGCAGCCTCAGGGTTCCAAGCTCGGCCCCAACCCCTTCATCGGGCAAAATGTCAGCTTTACCGAGGCCAAGCAGAGCACTCCGATGTCGCAGCAATGGAACCTGGCCATCCAGCGCGTGCTGGGCAAGGGCTGGGTCATCGAAACCGCTTACTCCGGCAATAAAGGCACTCACTTCAACGCCGCCGGCTACGACGTGAACCAGATGGACCCGCAATACCTTTCGCTCGGCGCTTCGCTGCGCGACAACGTGGTCAATCCCTACGCAGGCAAAGTCGGCGGTGCCTTCGGGGGCGCCACCATCACCCGTGCCCAGAGCCTGCGGCCCTATCCGTATCTCGGCGGGGTGAGCACCAACAATCCCCGGCTCGGCGGCTACATCTCTCACCTCTTCCTGATGAGTGTGGAGCGCCGGATGCGCCAGGGACTCACCGTGATGTTCAGCTACACCGGGGGCAAGATCATCAGCGATTCGCTCGCCAGCCCCATCGACTTCGGTGGTGTAGAGCAGGTGACCGAAACCGGCTACCAGAACGGCAAGTTTGACCGCCGCTCCAACCGCAGCACCGATCCTTCGGACGTCAGCCAGCGCGGCACCCTCAGCCTGCTCTACGAACTGCCCTTCGGCCAGGGCCAACGCTTCAAGTCCTCGCATGCCGCGATCAACACCGTCCTCGGCGGCTGGCAGCTGAACTCCATCGGCGTCATGCAAACTGGCTTGCCTCTCATCGTGCGCGGCGCCACCAGCACCATCGGTACGGCCAATCGTCCGAACTCCACTGGCAAGAGTGCCAAGCTCGACAACCCCACGCCGCAACGCTGGTTCGATCCGCTGCAGTTCGTGAACCCCACGGACTTCACCTTCGGCAACGTCGGCCGCGTCCTCCCCGATGTTCGCGGACCCGGCACCATCAACTGGGATCTCAGCGCCATCAAGAACACTCGCCTCCGCGAGACCGTCAATCTGCAGTTCCGTCTTGAATACTTCAACGTCTTCAACCACGTGAACTACGGCCAGCCCGCCACCACTTTCACGGCTGGTGCCAACGGACAAAACGTCAACGGCGCGGCCGGCACCATCACCTCGGCGCGCGATGCCCGCATTGGACAGGTCGCTCTGAAACTGATCTTCTAGTCAGAGATGAGAATCGCATCTGTTACGGCCTTCCCGGTCCGCATTCCTCGGGATCATCAGGCGGCACAAGGAAGCGCTGGAAGCCCGCATCGTCTCACGGACGGTGCGGGTGAGTATCGCTGGAGTGCCCACTATCCTGCGCTCTACAGCACGCAGTTCGAGACCTGCCTCGTCCGTGTCTCGCTCGACAATGGCCTCATTGGCTGGGGCGAAGCACAAGCCCCACTTGCTCCCGAAGTAC is part of the Bryobacter aggregatus MPL3 genome and encodes:
- a CDS encoding HD domain-containing phosphohydrolase, whose protein sequence is MNLLSLPARAYVLLISLIGTIVGIFSLLGWESANMIRFICYFLVALVAAGLRVGVSSGSGAAMPVNILFVLIGIMELSLPETIIIGGVTTAIQCIQILKGPSRNFLTFFNVANIATATWISHFVYFHPSLRLSMADIPVRLVLAAAVFYLFNTFPVAAVISLTEHKSLRRIWRERYIWSLNFYVVGTAAAGLFSFVNRYLDWGYSMLALFFFYLLYKVYSMHLARIDKEMQHAEQMAALHLRTIEALALAIESKDETTHEHLQRVQVYALEVGRDLGMKDEQLEALRAAAILHDIGKLAVPEHIISKPGKLTPEEFDKMKIHPIVGAEILERVQFPYDVSPIVLAHHEKWDGSGYPYSVRGEDIPLGARILSAVDCLDALASDRQYRRALPLNEAMAVVERESGTSFDPRVVEILKKRYVELEELARAAIRNIAPPPRLSKDIKIDAGIAPAAGFEQTKRSIQAVSNGDPGEFINSIASARDEVQQLFEISQDIGKTLSLDEMLSVLSLRVKRMVTYDSLAVYIRRGDRLVPEYVCGENFRLFSSLQIPLGQGLSGWVADNNKAIVNGNPSVEPGYLNDPAKFSTLRSALAVPLEGKVGIVGVLALYRAEKDAFSRDNLRVMLAIASKVGITIDHLLRLKAAESNATTDFLTDLPNARSLFVHLDTELARRARSGESVTVLVTDLDGFKAVNDRFGHLEGNKLLKAVAQCLKLNCREYDYVARMGGDEFVLVLPGLKREDLHLRTSRISTMIADTARAVIGEDVVGISIGAVQAPEDGRDAETLLGEADRRMYKAKEARKEAIKTNQLQNLGRKDFGWRASTPTIVEHT
- a CDS encoding AraC family transcriptional regulator, whose amino-acid sequence is MRNWWSGPSRTIPQERRASPIESIDAIWQVRGDGRAYAVDPDGCMDLIFDEENRVRIVGSMTVRKQVLLPVGVRLRGIRFRPGRLASFLKMDACELVDKLQELRTFPLEEWLQRSCVLTPGQRALDFLAERHGNVDLDWVAGQAGLSVRHFRRVSLERTGLSPKHLARVLRFRRAQSLRRHSGTAWSALAVDCGYYDQAHLIRDWREFTGMSPMAEFSNRAAEPSD
- a CDS encoding TolB family protein — encoded protein: MTRRKFALGMAGAAAASAQSNPIRRYFDPSTEVEVLALSDPAQASYLPHHGNRSVSSRNGFLVYSTETANGFQAQRLEVKGGATRLLTTASALEPRSLALSPDDRTLYYADGDLLLGTGMSGGKPRQLYQGSAPEIFQRGLSLSDDGTNLVLIDQKKLVLVPTAVGRVSRTLAEVEASQATISKSGQVFVRGTDASISVIATTAGAKMRKLPIEGELGPALWSPDGRSILYLKVNQGKGIPNALFEFSLDANKEALVGKTSQFVDFGRNADSSVFVGASGSKAQPFILIMLRITRREMALCEHKSSDPGSVSPVFSPSSQRIYFQSDRLGKPAIFSVAVEKLVERTEQDDPPGKKS
- a CDS encoding dihydrodipicolinate synthase family protein encodes the protein MAGVYPILVTTFKEDGSLDIKSQLRLVDHLLEQGAHGLGLFGNASEGYALEGSERIELMRAIASHVNGRVPLIASSGHTGTRAAVELSKQLAGLGATGLMVLPPYFLKTDGEGLLHYFSEISNGARTPIMIQDAPLLTQVAMPPPLLARMAREIEFVTMAKIEAPPTAPKVTQTAKAAGESLKIFGGLNAQFFIEEYDRGARGTMPGSDCIAQLVQIWNALERGDKSTAWDLFTHVLPLLRFELQPGMGVSAMKNNLVAAGIIESATVRHPTASLDATSLAELKYLRERL
- a CDS encoding MFS transporter is translated as MHLRWWIAGLLFLSVVINYIDRQCLSVLAPIITKELNLSPTGYATILNAFQAAYTFMYVGSGLLVDRWGTKISLTVFMSWWSIANALHAFATNAFGLGASRFLLGLGEPGNFMAGFRVISECYAKQERALVNGLLNAGSSVGAMIAPFLITWLYAQLSWRGAFVVCGALGLLWIIPWWLIYRPLLPIAQAPEEKPAGWTAYLRLPQSFGLLSARFLSDPVWWFYLFWLPKYLVEGRGFSMQDMALVAWMPYLSSDLGAMFGGWMSGHLIGRGWDTLRARRAVMLPAALVMPISIVVAFVQSSAIAIACICIVTFAHMVWKTNLSTVTNDLYPVQVIGSVSGVFAFGNGLGGLLFTALTGWLVQYSGYFWVFALMGILHPLAFLLFRGFVREPLRLASTEGSH
- a CDS encoding GntR family transcriptional regulator; the protein is MPLEPLIKKRATDEVYESLRAAILSRFFLPGQRLMAEDLAQELGVSLTPIRHALQQLAVEGLVEIHPRSGTYVASISAEDLAETFEIRLALELLAGKRAITRANAKNLQRLHTLLAGLRKAVRNEEEMKHHEALNLDFHRALFEVAGSKRLSDLYESLNAHIQIARIHASEGPRLPALRNRLSQEQAEHEAIVKALEAGSLPQLETALRAHILRAQESLMAALSAREAQGLTDEASKKKKR
- a CDS encoding TonB-dependent receptor, translated to MLQRLNMFSIAAILAVSLSAQQGGGLFTGAATDPQGSPVSGAKLIVRNLATNATFESLTNADGLFTTPTMPVGSYEISCEKTGFKRSVRRDLTLQVDQRAQVDFTLDLGQVSETVEVKSEIAMLDTASATVGKVVEERVVKDLPLNGRNALALTLLTPSVKSNAGPTNSGFTDRGTTISSISINGGPNGMNNQILDGNTNILSFVGEVGIPPAVDAVQEFKVQSGTMPAEFGFTAGGVINLVLKSGANAFHGNAYEFLRNDKLDARNTFAPQKNPLRYNQYGGSLGGRIIRDRTFFFGNFEEYKLRQGSPTVASTPLAEWRQGNFSRLLNGTGDLVQIYDPATTRTNPNGSGLIRDVFPGNIIPTNRLDPVAQAVLKYYPLPNRTPTNSFTQANNYQRQGINQVDSRQYHIKVDHRFSDQNSAFARYSFFNHKPFSTGFFEDPIGNSRTDIVQNHNFVMGDIHSFSPTLINEFRAGGSRQYFTFISSSYGLGIPQKLGLPASVPSDVMPTFAFGYTNIGNPTVGTRGSLNWQFTDIVTKVAGKHTLRAGFELRLNQGSNQQTSQPSGTFNFNATLTSNPQNRTNNGNGLASFILGQTASASADRVVGSTMRAPSYTAFIQDDFRVTRRLTLNLGLRYDFQKQPTEMNNGVSNYSLSLNDPTTGLPGRMIYAGVDGAPTSFRKEDYNDFGPRFGFAYDVGGNARTVVRGGYAIFYPAIFFRNNFYSTSGFGSTTTTYVAPGGNSDYAAFQLSQGFPTPLVQPQGSKLGPNPFIGQNVSFTEAKQSTPMSQQWNLAIQRVLGKGWVIETAYSGNKGTHFNAAGYDVNQMDPQYLSLGASLRDNVVNPYAGKVGGAFGGATITRAQSLRPYPYLGGVSTNNPRLGGYISHLFLMSVERRMRQGLTVMFSYTGGKIISDSLASPIDFGGVEQVTETGYQNGKFDRRSNRSTDPSDVSQRGTLSLLYELPFGQGQRFKSSHAAINTVLGGWQLNSIGVMQTGLPLIVRGATSTIGTANRPNSTGKSAKLDNPTPQRWFDPLQFVNPTDFTFGNVGRVLPDVRGPGTINWDLSAIKNTRLRETVNLQFRLEYFNVFNHVNYGQPATTFTAGANGQNVNGAAGTITSARDARIGQVALKLIF